CCATGGTCTTTAGCGAGAGCAAGCCGGCCGAAAGGTTGAAAGGGCCGCTCGCAAACTCGTCGCCGCCTCAAATGTCGTTTTCGCACCCACACGCACACAGCAGTCTCTACCCAACAGCCCCGCTGTCATCCCACCCACCCCCGCTAGCTTAGATCTCTTTGGCCTGGGCCGGTCTAAACCTTGGCCATGCTTTGTAGGAGACCGCTGTTTGCAGTGTCGTCATTCTGCCTCAACTGAAAAGGGATGTTCAGAAAGTCTAATCTAATTTGGCCAGAGCTTATTGCCAGAACTTTAGCAGAGGACTCCCAAAAAAGTTACGCTTTCCTTATAGGCTTATAGGCGGCcacaccacctcttctctcttcgTGACGGATAAATACTCTTTACACACCTCTCTGGCACGAAAATCTTTCTCGCCCCACGCCCCTACTCTTGAACACGCCCATACCACGCGGCTTTCGACCCATCAACAAGCTCTGCGACTGACAAACAGCTACAGTCTCACCACTCCATCCCCACAGTCGTGATTACGTCATAGCCATCATCCGACATCCACGAAAACACCACTACACAAGaccacacacaaccacacgAACCCACAACCTCACCCAGCAACATGTCCTCGCCACCACGAAGTAGAGCCGCGTCTAGAGACCCCCCGATCATGCTGTCGTCGTCGACTAAGGCCGGGACCCCCAAATCAGCATCGCGGTCCACGTCGCCCCGACGTGACTCGTCCGACATTGAGCGAATCAGCAAGGAGAAGGTGCTGGTGATGCACCAAGAGGCCCAGCACATGCAGGAATCGCTGGCCGAGATCTTTGACCGCAttgtcaaggtcaaggaggagtacgaAAAGCTGGATACCGAAAACAAGTTCCTTCAGGACTACATTGGCAACCTCATGGCCACTTCCATGTAATCTGGTGGTATCAACAGGTAAGTCGCGATACAGAGCGGCAAGCACAGTTTCAaccacacccacacacacacacacacacacacacacacacacacaaactcACACCGATAACAGCTGCCTCTCAGCGAACCAGAACTGACACAACGCCACTCGTTATGGCCTCCGCATCTATGCTGGCACTTTGCATCTAGCCGCATTGTAATTTATTTGTATATTTTGATCCTGGGGAGCGTACTTTGTAATTGAGCTGTGGAGAGGAGTTGCCACTCAATTGGGGGTGTTGGAGTGGTCGATTTTTCACTCATGCTTACGCTGTCTGTGATATACTCTTGCCCACGGTACTATACGTATGTTTGGCTTTACACTCTGGTCTAACTCCTTTGCGAAAGCTACTTGACAAAGGGGGCTGATAAATGGGATCTATGAAAGGACATTGGCCcactctacttgtagtaggcGAGAGAAGGTCAAAAAGAACGACTTTGCCAGCCAGTTTTCCGGGCTGGCAATACATCCTTG
This genomic interval from Yarrowia lipolytica chromosome 1E, complete sequence contains the following:
- a CDS encoding uncharacterized protein (Compare to YALI0E31537g, weakly similar to uniprot|Q3E784 Saccharomyces cerevisiae YER180C-A Pi), coding for MSSPPRSRAASRDPPIMLSSSTKAGTPKSASRSTSPRRDSSDIERISKEKVLVMHQEAQHMQESLAEIFDRIVKVKEEYEKLDTENKFLQDYIGNLMATSM